Proteins from one Leptonema illini DSM 21528 genomic window:
- a CDS encoding phosphoribulokinase → MSVKYPVIAVTGSSGAGTSTVRVAFEHMFRRLKINAITVEGDSFHRYDRKEFKSVVAESYDNGQCRPPSHFGPEGNHFDKIASLFQEFGQSGQGHVRHYIHSEEEAEQYGTAPGTFTEFEPIPEGTEVLFYEGLHGGVVHGDVDAASHVDLLVGVVPIVNLEWIQKIHRDVGQRGYTAEAATETILRRMYDYVHYITPQFSLTNVNFQRVPTVDTSNPFIARDIPTPDESFVVIRFRYPKRIDFPYLLQMIQGAFMSRPNTICVPGGKFGMALEIILQPKIERIYEASLQARGVK, encoded by the coding sequence ATGTCTGTTAAATATCCGGTTATTGCGGTCACAGGCTCATCAGGAGCGGGAACGAGTACCGTTCGCGTCGCCTTCGAGCATATGTTTCGTCGGTTAAAGATCAATGCCATTACTGTGGAAGGCGATAGCTTTCATCGGTATGATCGCAAAGAGTTCAAGAGCGTCGTCGCCGAATCCTATGATAACGGGCAATGCAGGCCGCCAAGTCACTTCGGTCCGGAAGGCAATCACTTCGATAAGATCGCCTCTCTGTTTCAGGAGTTCGGGCAGAGCGGACAAGGGCATGTGCGGCATTATATTCACAGCGAAGAAGAGGCCGAGCAGTACGGAACGGCGCCTGGAACGTTCACCGAGTTTGAGCCCATTCCAGAAGGCACTGAGGTTCTGTTTTACGAAGGACTGCATGGCGGCGTCGTGCATGGCGACGTCGATGCCGCATCACATGTCGATCTTCTTGTCGGAGTCGTGCCGATCGTTAACCTTGAATGGATTCAGAAGATTCATCGAGACGTCGGCCAGCGAGGCTACACGGCTGAGGCGGCCACCGAAACGATTCTGCGTCGTATGTACGACTATGTGCACTATATCACCCCGCAGTTTTCGCTTACGAACGTCAACTTTCAGCGAGTGCCCACGGTCGACACTTCCAATCCGTTTATTGCACGGGACATCCCCACACCCGATGAAAGCTTTGTCGTTATCCGATTTCGCTATCCCAAGAGGATCGATTTTCCATATCTCTTGCAGATGATTCAAGGAGCGTTCATGTCCCGGCCGAATACGATTTGCGTGCCGGGTGGAAAATTCGGAATGGCGCTTGAAATCATTTTGCAGCCAAAAATCGAGCGTATTTACGAAGCGAGCTTGCAGGCGCGCGGAGTTAAATGA
- a CDS encoding HAD-IA family hydrolase, which yields MRLQAVLFDLDGTIAETETVHLQCFNEAFQHFGLPYQWSFEEYRTLLEIAGGRERIRHFFEKLDNPPDHLRDLAAGLHKLKNELYVERMEAGFQIRPGVRRLLEDALACDITCGLTTTTSRVNVDPLLRYSLAEDYSKYFAFLLTGTEIRHKKPDPAIYVTAKQMLLEQNRKNIIVIEDSHIGLVAARSAGLPVLITQNEFTDHHDFSGAAAVLSDLGDPKTPARLINGPALHDGYVDLAYLDSLTV from the coding sequence ATGCGTCTTCAGGCCGTGCTCTTTGATCTCGACGGTACCATAGCCGAGACCGAAACCGTTCATCTGCAATGCTTCAACGAGGCCTTCCAGCACTTCGGGCTTCCATATCAGTGGTCTTTTGAAGAATATCGAACCCTGCTTGAAATCGCCGGCGGTCGAGAGCGCATCCGTCATTTTTTTGAAAAACTCGACAACCCTCCCGACCATCTGCGCGATCTTGCCGCCGGACTTCACAAGCTGAAGAATGAGTTATACGTCGAGCGCATGGAGGCCGGGTTTCAGATCCGTCCCGGTGTGCGCAGGCTGCTCGAAGACGCCCTCGCTTGCGACATCACGTGCGGTCTGACGACGACGACATCTCGCGTGAACGTTGATCCGTTGCTTCGCTATTCTCTCGCCGAGGACTATTCGAAATACTTCGCCTTCTTGCTCACCGGAACGGAGATCCGCCATAAAAAGCCCGATCCGGCTATCTATGTAACGGCAAAGCAGATGCTTCTTGAACAGAACCGCAAGAATATCATCGTCATCGAAGACAGCCACATCGGCCTTGTGGCAGCTCGATCTGCAGGATTGCCCGTGCTCATCACGCAGAATGAATTCACCGATCATCACGACTTCTCGGGAGCCGCCGCCGTGCTCAGCGATCTCGGAGATCCTAAAACGCCGGCCCGTCTGATAAATGGGCCCGCGCTTCATGATGGCTACGTCGACCTTGCGTACCTTGATTCCCTCACCGTCTGA
- a CDS encoding LysR family transcriptional regulator, producing MRETDYFIQHLTLRQLQLLVAVVDHGGHSAAARELNITQPTISIQLSRMAEIVGSALFQTIGRTQELTETGQQVYDAARSILAALQKLDDEISGMQGDLKGELRICSVSTAGFIPFYLGLFLDLHPHVIPRLHVGNRSELIERIAGNRDDIFITGRVPESLPVDALPIMKNELVVVASPDHPLAKKKSISLEQLATERLLLREPESGTRLAFETVMRESGYEIKPYMELGSNEAVRQAVMGGLGISVLSLSSIELETASKRMVVIKTEKFPLQKQWFAVSRRGKQLPRAAREFLAFLKHRAADVRR from the coding sequence ATGCGAGAAACCGACTATTTTATTCAGCATCTGACGTTGCGCCAGCTCCAGCTACTCGTCGCCGTCGTTGATCATGGCGGGCATTCCGCCGCTGCAAGAGAGCTGAACATTACACAACCGACGATCTCTATTCAGCTGAGCCGCATGGCAGAAATCGTCGGATCAGCGCTTTTCCAGACCATCGGTCGCACACAGGAATTAACAGAAACAGGTCAGCAGGTTTATGATGCGGCTCGCAGCATCCTTGCGGCTTTGCAGAAGCTCGATGACGAAATCTCGGGAATGCAGGGGGATCTCAAAGGAGAGCTGCGCATCTGCTCCGTGAGCACCGCCGGCTTTATACCGTTTTACCTGGGCCTGTTTCTCGATCTGCATCCACACGTCATCCCCCGACTTCATGTTGGCAATCGCTCTGAGCTGATCGAACGCATCGCAGGGAACCGCGATGACATATTTATTACAGGACGAGTGCCCGAGAGTTTGCCTGTTGACGCCCTGCCCATCATGAAAAATGAGCTGGTCGTCGTCGCCTCGCCCGACCATCCGCTTGCGAAAAAGAAATCGATCTCCCTTGAACAGCTTGCTACCGAGCGACTGCTCTTGCGCGAACCTGAATCGGGCACACGGCTGGCCTTTGAAACGGTGATGCGCGAAAGCGGTTACGAGATCAAGCCCTATATGGAGCTTGGCAGTAATGAAGCCGTCCGGCAGGCCGTGATGGGCGGGCTCGGCATCTCGGTGCTCTCGCTTTCCAGCATCGAACTGGAAACCGCTTCGAAAAGGATGGTGGTAATCAAGACCGAGAAATTCCCGCTACAGAAGCAGTGGTTCGCCGTTTCAAGACGCGGCAAACAGCTTCCGCGAGCCGCACGAGAATTCCTGGCCTTTCTGAAACACCGTGCTGCGGACGTGCGGCGTTAG
- a CDS encoding ribulose-bisphosphate carboxylase, whose amino-acid sequence MDQSKRYARLDLREEDLISGGRHVLTAYRMKPKQGYGYLETAAHFAAESSTGTNVEVSTTDDFTRGVDALVYWIDEANELMKIAYPIDLFDRNILDGRAMMVSFLTLAIGNNQGMGDVEYAKMLDFYFPPAYLRLFDGPTKNIADLWRVLGRPVVNGGFIQGTIIKPKLGLRAIPFAKACYEYWAAGGDFIKNDEPQGNQVFAPLQKVIPLVADAMKRAMDETGEAKLFSANITADDPAEIIARGEFILREFGEHADHVAFLIDGYLAGTTGVTTARRNFPDQFIHYHRAGHGAITSPQSKRGYTSFVLSKMARLQGASGIHTGTMGFGKMEGDPEDRILAYMLEGDSVDGPFFHQEWLGMKACTPIISGGMNALRLPAFFDNLGHANIIQTSGGGSFGHRDGVKAGVASIRQAVEAWQKGISLLDYAGDHQELAAAFHSFPGDADVMFPGWREKLR is encoded by the coding sequence ATGGATCAATCAAAACGTTATGCGAGACTGGATCTTCGCGAAGAAGACCTGATCTCTGGCGGAAGACATGTTCTGACCGCCTATCGCATGAAGCCGAAGCAGGGTTACGGTTATCTTGAGACGGCGGCGCATTTCGCGGCGGAATCTTCGACGGGAACGAACGTCGAGGTGAGCACGACGGACGATTTCACACGAGGCGTCGACGCCCTCGTCTACTGGATCGACGAAGCGAACGAGCTGATGAAGATTGCGTATCCGATCGATCTCTTTGATCGTAACATACTCGATGGCCGTGCGATGATGGTTTCGTTTCTGACGCTTGCCATCGGAAACAATCAGGGCATGGGCGATGTTGAGTATGCGAAGATGCTCGACTTTTATTTTCCACCGGCCTATCTGCGTCTTTTCGACGGACCGACAAAAAACATCGCCGATCTGTGGCGTGTGCTCGGTCGGCCGGTCGTGAACGGCGGCTTTATCCAGGGCACGATTATTAAGCCGAAGCTCGGGTTGCGAGCCATCCCCTTTGCGAAGGCTTGCTATGAATACTGGGCGGCCGGCGGGGACTTCATCAAGAACGACGAGCCGCAGGGCAATCAGGTCTTTGCTCCATTGCAGAAGGTGATCCCTCTTGTCGCCGATGCCATGAAACGAGCGATGGATGAGACGGGCGAGGCCAAGCTTTTTTCGGCGAATATTACGGCCGATGATCCCGCTGAGATCATCGCTCGCGGCGAGTTCATACTGCGAGAGTTCGGCGAGCATGCCGATCATGTCGCCTTTTTAATCGACGGCTATCTCGCCGGTACGACGGGCGTGACCACGGCACGACGCAACTTTCCGGATCAGTTCATCCACTATCATCGAGCCGGTCATGGGGCGATCACCTCTCCACAATCGAAGCGGGGTTATACATCGTTTGTTCTTTCGAAGATGGCCCGATTGCAGGGAGCGTCTGGCATCCATACGGGCACGATGGGATTCGGGAAAATGGAAGGAGATCCCGAAGACCGCATCCTCGCCTATATGCTCGAAGGCGATTCCGTCGATGGGCCATTCTTTCATCAGGAGTGGCTCGGTATGAAGGCCTGCACGCCGATTATCTCGGGTGGTATGAACGCCCTGCGTCTGCCGGCCTTCTTTGATAATCTCGGGCATGCGAATATCATTCAGACGTCTGGCGGCGGTAGCTTCGGTCATAGAGACGGAGTGAAGGCCGGTGTGGCATCGATCAGACAGGCCGTCGAGGCATGGCAGAAGGGCATTTCCCTGCTGGACTATGCAGGCGACCATCAGGAACTGGCAGCAGCGTTTCATTCTTTTCCGGGCGATGCTGATGTCATGTTCCCGGGATGGAGGGAGAAACTGCGATGA
- the tkt gene encoding transketolase: MNSTYKEAASEYARTATVDEEREMDRKTLANAIRALSIDAVEKANSGHPGAPMGMADMAEVLWNDFLRHNPKNPNWANRDRVVLSNGHASMLLYSALHLSGYDLTIDDLKNFRQLHSKTPGHPEYGHTAGVETTTGPLGQGITTAVGMALGEKLLASEFNRDGLSIVDHHTYVLVGDGCLMEGISHEAASLAGTWKLGKLIALYDDNGISIDGEVKGWFSEDVAGRFRSYGWQVIDGVDGHDASAVAAAIAKAKADTEHPTLICCKTVIGFGSPAKAGKESVHGAPLGKDEAAATKAALGWNHDAFVIPDEVYKAWNASVKGAEAEAQWNALFAKYEAAHPDLAVEFKRRGEGRLPANFEEVVKAFLSKEQPAKEATRKTSQRVLGELKAALPEMLGGSADLTHSNLTNWSGMKSVQPGANGGNYLHFGVREFAMAAIMNGLQLHGHYRPFGGTFLVFSDYMRNAMRLSALMKLPVIYVLTHDSIGLGEDGPTHQPVEHVPSLRLIPDLDVWRPANVEETLVAWSEALKRKDGPSAFILSRSNIDFTPVTDLSAVAKGAYVAVEPSRKAEQLIIATGSELPLAIEAAKQKNASGGAVRIVSMPCAERFDRQDAAYRESILNVPYANRYAIEAAHPGLWAKYAPFENIIGIDSFGASAPGELLMKHFGFTVENLLKRLG, encoded by the coding sequence ATGAATAGCACTTATAAAGAAGCGGCTTCGGAGTATGCACGGACCGCTACCGTCGACGAGGAGCGAGAGATGGATCGTAAAACACTGGCCAATGCTATTCGAGCGTTGAGCATCGACGCCGTCGAGAAGGCGAACTCCGGGCATCCCGGTGCTCCGATGGGAATGGCCGATATGGCTGAGGTTCTCTGGAACGATTTTCTCAGACACAATCCGAAGAATCCGAATTGGGCGAACCGTGATCGTGTCGTGCTTTCAAACGGCCATGCCTCGATGTTGCTCTACTCGGCTCTGCATCTGAGCGGTTATGATCTTACGATCGATGATCTGAAGAACTTCAGACAGTTGCATTCGAAGACTCCGGGGCATCCCGAATACGGTCACACGGCCGGCGTCGAGACGACAACAGGGCCGCTCGGACAGGGCATCACGACCGCTGTCGGCATGGCGCTTGGCGAGAAGCTGCTTGCTTCTGAGTTTAACCGGGACGGCCTTTCTATCGTCGATCATCATACGTATGTTCTTGTCGGCGACGGATGTCTCATGGAAGGCATCTCGCACGAAGCGGCTTCTCTGGCGGGAACATGGAAGCTGGGCAAGCTCATCGCCCTGTATGACGACAACGGCATCTCCATCGACGGAGAGGTAAAAGGCTGGTTCAGCGAAGACGTCGCCGGTCGTTTCCGCTCGTACGGATGGCAGGTGATCGACGGAGTTGACGGCCATGACGCATCTGCCGTCGCCGCTGCCATAGCGAAGGCGAAGGCCGATACGGAGCATCCTACCTTGATCTGTTGCAAGACCGTTATCGGATTCGGCTCTCCTGCGAAGGCAGGCAAAGAAAGCGTGCATGGCGCTCCGCTTGGAAAAGACGAGGCGGCCGCGACAAAGGCTGCGCTTGGCTGGAATCATGACGCCTTTGTTATTCCCGACGAGGTCTATAAGGCCTGGAACGCTTCGGTTAAAGGAGCGGAGGCCGAAGCGCAGTGGAATGCGCTTTTTGCAAAGTATGAAGCCGCGCATCCCGATCTCGCCGTCGAGTTTAAGCGGCGCGGCGAAGGGCGCCTTCCGGCTAACTTTGAAGAAGTCGTGAAGGCCTTTCTTTCAAAAGAGCAGCCTGCAAAAGAGGCGACTCGCAAAACGTCGCAGCGTGTGCTGGGCGAGTTGAAGGCGGCCCTGCCCGAGATGCTCGGCGGTTCGGCCGACCTTACACATTCGAATCTTACGAACTGGTCGGGTATGAAATCCGTACAGCCTGGCGCAAACGGCGGTAACTATCTGCATTTCGGCGTACGTGAATTCGCCATGGCGGCGATCATGAACGGCCTGCAACTGCACGGACACTATCGACCGTTCGGCGGAACCTTTCTCGTCTTCTCGGATTACATGCGCAATGCGATGCGGTTATCCGCCCTGATGAAGCTGCCTGTTATCTATGTTCTCACGCATGATTCGATCGGCCTCGGCGAAGACGGCCCGACACATCAGCCCGTCGAACATGTGCCGTCGTTGCGCTTGATTCCCGATCTGGACGTCTGGCGCCCCGCGAACGTCGAAGAGACGCTTGTGGCATGGAGCGAGGCCTTGAAGCGTAAGGACGGACCGTCGGCCTTTATCCTCAGTCGATCGAATATCGACTTCACTCCCGTAACGGATCTATCGGCCGTTGCAAAAGGCGCCTATGTCGCCGTCGAACCTTCGCGTAAGGCCGAACAGCTCATCATCGCAACGGGATCAGAGCTGCCGTTAGCCATCGAGGCGGCAAAGCAGAAGAATGCATCAGGCGGAGCGGTGCGCATTGTTTCGATGCCCTGTGCCGAACGGTTTGATCGTCAGGATGCGGCGTATCGGGAGTCGATCCTGAATGTGCCTTATGCGAATCGTTATGCGATTGAAGCTGCGCATCCGGGTCTGTGGGCGAAGTATGCGCCGTTTGAAAACATCATCGGTATTGATTCGTTCGGAGCCTCGGCCCCCGGAGAACTCTTGATGAAGCACTTCGGATTCACGGTGGAGAATCTGCTGAAGCGACTCGGTTGA
- the hemJ gene encoding protoporphyrinogen oxidase HemJ: protein MTYYLWIKAFHIIALVAWFAGLFYIWRLFVYHAMNDSPAVKEQLGVMESKLIRIIMNPAMIVTTVLGLVMLFINLDYFMAVGWIWTKLMIVLVLFANHFLAVRYHKRLMAGEAFDHKRFRFLNELPTLVLIAVVILAVVKPF, encoded by the coding sequence ATGACTTATTACCTCTGGATCAAGGCTTTTCACATCATCGCTCTCGTCGCCTGGTTCGCCGGCCTCTTCTACATCTGGAGGCTTTTCGTCTATCATGCGATGAACGACTCGCCCGCCGTAAAAGAGCAGCTGGGCGTCATGGAATCGAAACTGATTCGCATCATTATGAATCCGGCGATGATCGTGACGACGGTGCTCGGGCTCGTCATGCTCTTCATCAATCTCGACTATTTCATGGCCGTCGGATGGATCTGGACGAAGTTGATGATCGTGCTCGTGCTTTTTGCCAATCACTTCCTGGCCGTGCGCTATCATAAACGCCTTATGGCCGGCGAGGCCTTCGATCATAAACGCTTTCGATTTTTAAACGAGCTTCCCACCCTCGTTCTGATCGCCGTCGTTATCCTGGCCGTCGTCAAGCCATTCTGA
- a CDS encoding pyridoxamine 5'-phosphate oxidase family protein has product MSEFFQRNHIMCLATASGGQPYSTPLFYHFSATDVIFTFLSSLQTRHADEAILNERVSAAVYAPHRDVAMLQGAQMLGTVSMHRPDERETAKDFAGYRERFPECEPLLGDPELRFWTLRVHWIKYTDNTVRFGHKEIWSRS; this is encoded by the coding sequence ATGAGCGAGTTCTTCCAGCGGAATCATATAATGTGTCTGGCTACGGCATCAGGCGGTCAACCGTATTCCACTCCGCTCTTCTATCATTTCAGTGCAACAGACGTGATTTTCACTTTTCTCAGCTCCCTTCAAACGCGCCATGCCGACGAAGCCATTCTTAACGAACGTGTGAGCGCCGCCGTCTATGCGCCTCATCGTGACGTGGCCATGCTTCAAGGGGCGCAGATGCTCGGAACGGTGAGCATGCACCGCCCTGACGAGCGTGAAACAGCGAAGGACTTTGCCGGTTACAGAGAGAGGTTTCCGGAATGCGAGCCGCTGCTTGGCGATCCCGAGCTGCGCTTCTGGACGCTTCGGGTGCACTGGATCAAATATACGGATAACACCGTGCGCTTCGGGCATAAAGAAATCTGGAGTCGATCGTGA
- a CDS encoding NYN domain-containing protein — translation MILVLDGFNVIYKFPEFEEDMVRGQLESAMRGLTSYMAFLRKSYPKMEIHIFFDGRRSRGDDTFRDYESGIHTYYSIDESADHLIREFVESKFGGEQIRVVSSDKQVRQYAKAHRCELQSSEEFYEWYGKATTPKPGRVAEKPDRQMSSREVEDWMKLFRSGKKKRT, via the coding sequence GTGATCCTTGTTCTGGACGGTTTTAACGTTATCTATAAGTTTCCCGAGTTTGAAGAGGATATGGTGCGCGGTCAGCTGGAATCGGCCATGCGCGGACTGACGTCTTACATGGCCTTCTTGCGAAAGAGTTATCCGAAAATGGAGATACATATCTTTTTCGACGGTAGGCGTTCGAGGGGCGACGATACGTTCCGGGATTACGAAAGCGGCATTCATACGTATTATAGCATCGACGAAAGCGCCGATCATCTGATCCGGGAGTTCGTCGAGTCGAAGTTCGGCGGGGAGCAGATTCGCGTCGTCAGCTCAGATAAACAGGTCAGGCAATACGCAAAGGCGCATCGCTGCGAGCTCCAGAGCTCCGAAGAATTCTATGAATGGTACGGGAAGGCGACGACGCCGAAGCCCGGTCGCGTCGCCGAGAAGCCCGATCGGCAGATGAGCTCTCGCGAGGTCGAAGACTGGATGAAGCTCTTTCGGTCTGGGAAAAAAAAGCGGACTTAA
- a CDS encoding DEAD/DEAH box helicase, translating to MNVSQLIDFLQKNERFAANISSLHEIPAREERSIEIPEDLPAALKGMLQAQGIKRLYIHQAETYRRMREGRDVVVVTPTASGKSLSYLLPVLHRKLENPEARTILLFPTKALSRDQQAAIENFSEAAKMELRTFTYDGDTSASARNRIRESGDFVITNPDMLHAGILPHHTMWIRLFENLETIVVDEMHTYRGVFGSHFANVMRRLLRIAAFYGKSPRIICASATIGNPGELAEKLFERPFDVVDENGAPSGRKVFLFYNPPVVQKELGIRVSSVKEAAKLGGLFVDNNVHSILFCRSRTRVEVLTNYLKEASKQKANRVMAYRGGYLPNERRSIERDLREGKLLAVVSTNALELGIDIGSLDVSITVGFPGSISSLLQQSGRAGRKQNDAISILIATSEATDQYVVQHPEFLLGRSPEHGRINADNLLILIEHLKCAVFELPFKKGESFGRFAEVTELLDLLAQGRIVTRSGDDWHWSDDSYPANNISLRAGPRENFVIVDISDTGREKIIGEIDRFAAPTMIHPHAIYLHQSEPYYVEELLWEDRIAKIRKVEVDYYTDAQEKVDVSILESEVAGSCETFDLYKGELQLQRRAVMFKKIKFETHENLGWGDIHLPELEMHTQGFWMLFRDLDQLPGLDSDARIGATLAGVAHALGVVAPIHAMCDPRDMRFHAEVRNPVFALPCIYAVDNFPGGLELAYYVLGNLEVISQAAHDHVAACACEDGCPACIGLSEEKGMKSTVLALLERICAEREQR from the coding sequence ATGAACGTTTCTCAGCTGATCGATTTTTTACAGAAGAACGAACGCTTTGCCGCAAACATCTCTTCGCTTCACGAGATACCGGCGCGCGAAGAGCGGTCGATCGAAATCCCCGAAGACCTGCCCGCTGCGCTGAAAGGCATGCTACAGGCGCAGGGCATCAAAAGGCTTTATATTCATCAGGCCGAAACCTACCGTCGGATGCGCGAAGGTCGTGATGTCGTCGTCGTCACACCGACGGCTTCCGGAAAATCGTTATCCTACCTGTTGCCTGTTCTTCACCGCAAGCTCGAGAATCCCGAGGCGCGCACGATTCTACTCTTCCCGACCAAGGCGCTCTCGCGCGATCAACAGGCGGCCATCGAAAACTTCTCTGAGGCGGCGAAGATGGAGCTGCGCACCTTCACCTATGACGGAGATACGTCGGCCTCGGCACGCAATCGCATTCGTGAATCGGGAGACTTCGTCATCACAAACCCCGATATGCTGCATGCAGGCATCCTGCCGCATCATACGATGTGGATCAGGCTATTTGAGAATCTGGAGACGATCGTCGTCGATGAGATGCATACCTATCGCGGCGTCTTCGGCAGCCATTTTGCGAACGTCATGCGTCGTTTGCTTCGCATCGCTGCTTTTTACGGAAAAAGCCCCCGCATCATCTGTGCCTCGGCGACGATCGGGAATCCGGGTGAGCTCGCCGAGAAGCTTTTCGAGCGACCATTTGATGTCGTCGATGAGAATGGAGCGCCTTCGGGCCGTAAGGTCTTTCTTTTCTATAATCCGCCCGTCGTGCAGAAGGAGCTGGGCATCCGAGTTTCGTCGGTGAAAGAGGCGGCAAAGTTAGGCGGACTGTTTGTCGACAACAACGTGCATTCAATCCTGTTCTGTCGCAGCCGCACGCGCGTCGAGGTGCTCACGAATTATCTGAAAGAGGCGTCGAAACAGAAGGCCAATCGCGTCATGGCCTATCGCGGCGGCTATCTTCCCAACGAGCGTCGCTCTATTGAACGGGATCTGCGCGAAGGCAAACTGCTCGCCGTCGTCAGCACAAACGCCCTTGAACTGGGCATCGACATCGGCTCGCTCGACGTCTCCATCACCGTCGGATTCCCGGGCAGCATCAGCTCGCTATTACAACAATCCGGCCGCGCAGGGCGCAAACAGAATGACGCCATATCGATTCTCATCGCCACGTCAGAAGCGACCGATCAATATGTCGTGCAACATCCGGAATTTTTGCTCGGTCGCAGCCCGGAGCACGGTCGCATCAATGCCGACAATCTGCTTATCCTGATAGAGCATCTGAAATGCGCCGTTTTCGAGCTGCCTTTTAAGAAGGGCGAATCGTTCGGCCGTTTCGCCGAGGTGACGGAGCTGCTCGATCTGCTGGCACAGGGGCGCATCGTTACCCGAAGCGGAGACGACTGGCACTGGTCTGACGATTCGTATCCGGCGAACAATATCAGCCTGCGTGCGGGCCCGCGCGAGAATTTCGTCATCGTCGATATCAGCGACACGGGACGCGAGAAGATCATCGGCGAGATCGATCGTTTCGCCGCTCCGACGATGATTCATCCGCATGCCATCTATCTGCATCAGAGCGAGCCGTATTACGTCGAAGAGCTGCTCTGGGAGGATCGCATCGCGAAGATACGCAAGGTCGAGGTCGACTATTATACCGATGCTCAGGAGAAGGTCGACGTCTCGATCCTCGAAAGCGAGGTCGCCGGATCCTGCGAGACCTTCGATCTCTACAAAGGGGAGCTGCAGCTCCAGCGCCGCGCCGTCATGTTCAAGAAGATCAAATTCGAGACGCATGAGAATCTCGGCTGGGGCGATATTCATCTTCCCGAGCTTGAGATGCATACGCAGGGCTTCTGGATGCTCTTTCGCGATCTCGATCAGCTTCCCGGTCTGGATTCTGACGCACGTATAGGCGCGACGCTTGCCGGCGTGGCACATGCACTTGGAGTCGTCGCTCCCATTCATGCGATGTGCGATCCGCGCGATATGCGTTTTCACGCCGAGGTTCGCAATCCCGTCTTTGCTCTTCCGTGCATCTATGCGGTGGATAACTTTCCAGGAGGACTGGAGCTGGCCTACTACGTTCTCGGTAATCTCGAAGTAATCAGCCAGGCCGCACACGATCATGTCGCCGCATGCGCCTGCGAGGACGGATGCCCGGCATGTATCGGTCTATCAGAAGAGAAGGGAATGAAGTCGACCGTGCTTGCGTTGCTTGAACGGATTTGTGCAGAAAGAGAACAGAGATAA